Part of the Desulfolutivibrio sulfoxidireducens genome is shown below.
TGGCCGGGGTCATGGGGGCCTATTTCCGGCTGTTCCCGCATGCCCGGGTGGTGACCCTCATCCCCATCTTCATCTTTCCGTTCATCACCGAGCTTCCGGCCACGGTCTTTTTGGGGATATGGTTCTTCATCCAGCTTTTTTCCGGGCTCTTCGACTCCGTGGGCCAGGGACAAAGCGCCCCGGTGGCCTTTTTCGCCCATGTGGGCGGATTTGTGGCCGGATATCTGCTCATGCGCCTTTTCGGGACCCGGCGCTGCCGATATTGCTGGCGGCCAGACGAGGGGCGCTACGAATAGGCCTCGGCGTCCTTTCGGCTGCCGCGCGCAGAATCGCCGGGGGTGTCCGAAGGAGGGACGGCCCTGTTGCGGCCCGCGTCAGGCTCAGAAGTCCTGAAAGACCCACACGACCCGCCCCACGACCCGTTGCCGGAATTCCTCGAGAGGGAAGCGGTAGGGCGGCTGTTTCTTGGCCGCGTCGTGCAGCACGACCATCCGCGCCTCCAGGTCCACCACGGCCCGCTTGACGACCAGGCCCTCCAGGGGCGCCAGGACCCCATAGATCCCCCCGGAACGAACCCGCTTGTCCGCCCTGTCCAGGCCGAGATAGGCCCCCCGGCGGATGCCCGGGGCCAGGGTGTCGTCATCCATGCGCACCACGAAAAGGTCCTGTCCCCGCACCTGCTCGGGGATGGTGATTGTTTCGGCGCAGATGGTCCGGCCCAGATTGCCGGGACGGGCCTCGGAAAGGCAGACGGGCAGGATGCGGGCGGTTGGCGAAGGACGTTTTTTTTTGCGAGGGGCGGTCATGCTCCACGGCTCCTTGAGTTTCCGGGCCGCGAGGATCGGGTCCGGGGCGCATCGGGGCGCATCTCGGGAAGATGGGTACTGTCATGGATTTCGTATACCAAGCGAGATAATCGACGCAGAATAATTGCTATTATATACAAATATAAAAAAATATCAATAAGAAAATGAAATCAAATTTCAGAAGGAAAATCTCACGTACCATGCAGAGATTATGCTATTTTTGTGGAATGAGGAGAGAATTGAGGGAAAATCTTAATAGGTAAACATATTTTGAATACAAGGTATTGCCGGAGTTGATGGCCAGTTCGCGGAGAAGGCGGGATTCCTGTGGAGAGGTATTTTGCCCTCTTCGTTAAATTGTAAAAGAACCGTTTAACGAGATCAGGACTGGAAATTCCATTATTTCATGCACACCAATGAATTCTGTCTTCCGTTTAAACATCATCATTCATTTCGCAGTATATGTTGTCTCATAGAAATCGCAATGCATCAAGACGGCCTGGAAATGGTTCGTGATAACGTTAAGGAAAAAATGTCAGAGCCTCCGAAATTCAACAACGGATTCAGGTTTATCGACGGGACATTTGGTTATCAGAAACTCAAGGACATGTTGCGTTATAAAAAGAACACGGTGAACTTCCCTGGTCTGGAGGTTCACCGTGTTCACCCGTCGAGGCGAGTGCTGGTAC
Proteins encoded:
- a CDS encoding S24 family peptidase — translated: MTAPRKKKRPSPTARILPVCLSEARPGNLGRTICAETITIPEQVRGQDLFVVRMDDDTLAPGIRRGAYLGLDRADKRVRSGGIYGVLAPLEGLVVKRAVVDLEARMVVLHDAAKKQPPYRFPLEEFRQRVVGRVVWVFQDF